From Parus major isolate Abel unplaced genomic scaffold, Parus_major1.1 Scaffold388, whole genome shotgun sequence, a single genomic window includes:
- the CAMTA2 gene encoding calmodulin-binding transcription activator 2 isoform X1 has protein sequence MTSKDPPEVSERSHLKVFLPRKLVERLPKCPVLPKEQLRWNTNEEIASYLITFEKHDEWLSCSPKTRPQNGSVILYNRKKVKYRKDGYCWKKRKDGKTTREDHMKLKVQGVECLYGCYVHSSIVPTFHRRCYWLLQNPDIVLVHYLNVPAMEECGRPCAPPLCSPPLCAGAPPICAATADPREWLKWSQEELVAQLRPMFHGVKWGCGNGGAPPGLSLEQLVQHVLERHQARPPPRTHVCLCAGGLGTRGHKCGSTRHRIISPSVERGGGGGAPGDPPKPAPSSPDTTQPSPGLGGGTAPSEGPRAPPFAPVVGLPLLVVASLGGGAAPGGPEQPLGLTPSQHLVTPEGTCPTAPPPLAAFDPDCFLNSPRRGQTYGCEAEAPPGAPPPPPAAPPKVEEEEEEEEEEKGKQGTVPQDPLCELSAAPLPQPPFPLPFPELLVGDTGVPPNPRDPPDTPHIPSSPTGPPSDPPVAITDFSPEWSYPEGGVKVLITGPWRDPGAYSCLFNRTSVPAALVQPGVLRCYCPPHEAGVAALRVACPPRLLSAAAPFEYRARGAARGPPGAQLDWLALDEAQFRLSILERLEQLETRLGALPPPAPLLPPRGAPSEPHPEQGPGSSFEARVVAICEAMMARPGWPGTSLGTSGTSMLAHGVTFRGMTLLHLAAAQGYASLVEALRRWRALAVDSLELEQEIDPLNVDHFSCTPLMWACALGHREAAERLCRWDRRALAVPDTLGRLPLALARARGHLALVTRLEELQVSPVSPRCHLSGLRIPSPLSASPDTGLSTASSLSSPSGLSEGPGSVPLPPGPPGPSEDESWGVAVPPSPPEDTLAPPSDTLQAEVVTLARQIIEATPERIKQEAPGGPPGALGAAGGTLGTTGTPGPAGPAGLGAAMAWLATYLESVDRPSVPPHRAEVASRGSPGVPERPPPPSAAGWAEFLNASGGARGEGGAVALLTLSDQEQHELYEAARLVQGAFRKYRGRRLKEQQELAAAVIQRCYRKYKQLTWIALKFALFQRMTQAAILIQSKFRSYAEQKRFQRRRRAAVLIQQRFRSLRQHRCDQGHWGTLGSQSIWDRGVLTTPSIPPRSTFLTLKQDQAARKIMRFLRRCRHRMEELKQNKEVDSLQTRGLAS, from the exons ATGACCAGCAAGGACCCCCCCGAGGTCTCTG AGAGGAGCCACCTGAAGGTTTTCCTGCCCCGGAAGCTGGTGGAACGTTTGCCCAAATGTCCTGTCCTCCCCAAGGAGCAGCTGCGCTGGAACACCAACGAG GAAATCGCCTCGTACCTCATCACCTTTGAGAAACACGACGAGTGGCTCTCGTGCTCCCCAAAAACCAG GCCGCAGAACGGGTCGGTGATCCTGTACAACCGGAAGAAGGTCAAGTACCGCAAGGATGGATATTGCTGGAAAAAACGCAAGGATGGGAAGACAACACGTGAGGACCACATGAAGCTGAAGGTGCAGGGGGTGGAG TGCCTCTACGGCTGCTACGTCCACTCCTCCATCGTCCCCACCTTCCACCGCCGCTGCTACTGGCTGCTGCAG AACCCCGACATCGTCCTGGTTCACTACCTGAACGTGCCGGCCATGGAGGAGTGCGGCCGCCCCTGCGCCCCCCCGCTCTGTAGTCCCCCTCTCTGTGCCGGGGCCCCCCCAATCTGCGCCGCCACCGCCGACCCCCGCGAGTGGCTCAAGTGGTCCCAGGAAGAGCTGGTGGCTCAGCTGCGCCCCATGT TCCACGGGGTGAAGTGGGGCTGTGGGAATGGGGGGGCTCCCCCCgggctgtccctggagcagctggtgcagCACGTCCTGGAGCGACACCAGGCCCGGCCGCCTCCCCGCACCCACGTCTGTCTCTGCGCCGGGGGGCTGG GCACTCGCGGCCACAAGTGCGGCAGCACCAGACACCGCATCATCTCCCCCAGTGTGGAgcgggggggcggggggggcgCGCCAGGGGACCCCCCCAAACCCGCCCCCTCCTCCCCTGACACcacccagccctccccaggccTGGGGGGGGGCACGGCACCCTCCGAGGGGCCCCGAGCCCCCCCGTTTGCCCCCGTGGTGGGGCTGCCGCTCTTGGTGGTGGCCAGTTTGGGTGGGGGGGCAGCGCCAGGGGGGCCTGAGCAGCCTCTGGGCCTGACCCCTAGCCAGCACCTGGTGACTCCCGAGGGGACCTGTCCCACTGCACCGCCCCCCCTGGCTGCCTTTGACCCTGACTGCTTCCTCAACAGCCCCCGCCGCGGGCAGACCTACGGCTGCGAGGCCGAGGCTCCCCCTGGTGCACCCCCCCCGCCCCCAGCTGCGCCCCCAaaagtggaggaggaggaggaggaggaggaggaggagaaggggaaacaGGGCACGGTTCCCCAGGACCCCCTCTGTGAACTCAGTGCCGCCCCCTTGCCCCAgccccctttccccctccccttcccagagctgctggtgggggACACGGGGGTCCCACCAAACCCACGTGATCCCCCCGACACTCCCCACATCCCCTCTTCCCCCACGGGCCCCCCAAGCGACCCCCCTGTGGCCATCACCGATTTCTCCCCAGAATGGTCGTACCCAGAG GGCGGGGTGAAGGTGCTGATCACAGGCCCATGGCGGGACCCCGGTGCCTACTCCTGTCTCTTCAACCGCACCTCGGTTCCGGCCGCGCTGGTCCAGCCGGGTGTCCTGCGCTGCTACTGCCCCC CCCATGAGGCTGGAGTGGCCGCCCTGCGCGTGGCCTGTCCCCCTCGGCTGCTCTCGGCTGCAGCCCCATTCGAGTACCGGGCACGGGGGGCAGCACGGGGCCCCCCCGGAGCACAGCTGGATTGGCTGGCACTGGATG AGGCCCAGTTCCGTCTGTCCATCTTGGAGcgcctggagcagctggagacgCGTCTGGGGGCCCTGCCTCCCCCCGCACCCCTTCTGCCCCCGCGGGGAGCCCCCTCCGAGCCCCACCCTGAGCAG GGGCCAGGGTCATCCTTTGAGGCACGGGTGGTGGCCATCTGCGAGGCCATGATGGCACGGCCAGGCTGGCCGGGGACATCGCTGGGGACATCGGGGACCTCGATGCTGGCGCATGGGGTGACGTTCCGTGGCATGACACTGCTGCACCTGGCGGCTGCCCAGGGCTATGCCAGCCTGGTGGAGGCTCTTCGGCGCTGGCG ggcacTGGCAGTTgacagcctggagctggagcaggagatcGACCCCCTCAATGTGGACCATTTCTCCTGCACCCCCCTG ATGTGGGCGTGTGCCCTGGGGCACCGGGAGGCAGCGGAGCGGCTGTGCCGCTGGGACCGGCGGGCGCTGGCCGTCCCCGACACCCTGGGGCGGCTGCCGCTGGCCCTGGCACGTGCCCGTGGCCACCTGGCCCTGGTCACCCGCCTCGAGGAGCTGCAGGTGTCACCCGTGTCCCCGCGCTGTCACCTGTCTGGCCTGCGCATCCCTTCCCCACTCTCTGCCAGCCCCGACACAG ggctgagcacagccagcagcctgtCGTCCCCATCGGGGCTCTCGGAGGGTCCTGGTTCCGTCCCACTGCCCCCTGGCCCCCCTGGTCCCTCCGAGGATGAGAGCTGGGGGGTGGCagtgccccccagcccccctgAGGATACCCTGGCCCCACCCTCTGACACCCTGCAG gccgAGGTGGTGACGCTGGCGCGACAGATCATTGAGGCAACCCCTGAACGCATCAAGCAGGAGGCACCGGGGGGGCCACcaggggcactgggagcagcaggggggACCCTGGGGACGACAGGGACACCGGGGCCAGCTGGGCCAGCAGGACTTGGTGCCGCCATGGCCTGGCTGGCCACGTACCTGGAGAGCGTTGACCGTCCCTCCGTGCCTCCCCACAG AGCGGAGGTGGCCTCACGGGGGTCCCCGGGGGTCCCCGAGCGGCCGCCCCCCCCTTCGGCCGCGGGCTGGGCTGAGTTCCTGAATGCGTCAGGGGGAGCACGGGGCGAGGGGGGGGCCGTGGCCCTGCTGACCCTCAGTGACCAGGAGCAGCACGAGCTCTACGAGGCCGCGCGCCTTGTCCAGGGCGCTTTCCGCAAGTACCGG ggccggaggctgaaggagcagcaggagctggctgccGCCGTCATCCAGCGTTGCTACCGCAAGTACAAGCAG CTGACCTGGATCGCTCTGAAG TTCGCCCTGTTCCAGCGGATGACGCAGGCCGCCATCCTGATCCAGAGCAAGTTCCGGAGCTATGCGGAGCAGAAGCGATTCCAGCGGCGCCGGCGCGCAGCCGTGCTCATCCAGCAGCGCTTCCGTAGCCTCCGCCAGCACCGGTGTGACCAGGggcactgggggacactggggtcACAGAGTATTTGGGACAGAGGAGTCCTCACCACCCCCTCCATTCCCCCCAGGAGCACCTTCCTCACCCTCAAGCAGGACCAGGCAGCCCGGAAGATCATGAGGTTCCTGCGGCGCTGCCGCCACCG GATGGAGGAGCTAAAGCAGAACAAGGAGGTGGACAGTTTACAGACGCGGGGTCTGGCCTCGTGA
- the CAMTA2 gene encoding calmodulin-binding transcription activator 2 isoform X3, with protein MTSKDPPEVSERSHLKVFLPRKLVERLPKCPVLPKEQLRWNTNEEIASYLITFEKHDEWLSCSPKTRPQNGSVILYNRKKVKYRKDGYCWKKRKDGKTTREDHMKLKVQGVECLYGCYVHSSIVPTFHRRCYWLLQNPDIVLVHYLNVPAMEECGRPCAPPLCSPPLCAGAPPICAATADPREWLKWSQEELVAQLRPMFHGVKWGCGNGGAPPGLSLEQLVQHVLERHQARPPPRTHVCLCAGGLGTRGHKCGSTRHRIISPSVERGGGGGAPGDPPKPAPSSPDTTQPSPGLGGGTAPSEGPRAPPFAPVVGLPLLVVASLGGGAAPGGPEQPLGLTPSQHLVTPEGTCPTAPPPLAAFDPDCFLNSPRRGQTYGCEAEAPPGAPPPPPAAPPKVEEEEEEEEEEKGKQGTVPQDPLCELSAAPLPQPPFPLPFPELLVGDTGVPPNPRDPPDTPHIPSSPTGPPSDPPVAITDFSPEWSYPEGGVKVLITGPWRDPGAYSCLFNRTSVPAALVQPGVLRCYCPPHEAGVAALRVACPPRLLSAAAPFEYRARGAARGPPGAQLDWLALDEAQFRLSILERLEQLETRLGALPPPAPLLPPRGAPSEPHPEQGPGSSFEARVVAICEAMMARPGWPGTSLGTSGTSMLAHGVTFRGMTLLHLAAAQGYASLVEALRRWRALAVDSLELEQEIDPLNVDHFSCTPLMWACALGHREAAERLCRWDRRALAVPDTLGRLPLALARARGHLALVTRLEELQVSPVSPRCHLSGLRIPSPLSASPDTGLSTASSLSSPSGLSEGPGSVPLPPGPPGPSEDESWGVAVPPSPPEDTLAPPSDTLQAEVVTLARQIIEATPERIKQEAPGGPPGALGAAGGTLGTTGTPGPAGPAGLGAAMAWLATYLESVDRPSVPPHRAEVASRGSPGVPERPPPPSAAGWAEFLNASGGARGEGGAVALLTLSDQEQHELYEAARLVQGAFRKYRGRRLKEQQELAAAVIQRCYRKYKQFALFQRMTQAAILIQSKFRSYAEQKRFQRRRRAAVLIQQRFRSLRQHRSTFLTLKQDQAARKIMRFLRRCRHRMEELKQNKEVDSLQTRGLAS; from the exons ATGACCAGCAAGGACCCCCCCGAGGTCTCTG AGAGGAGCCACCTGAAGGTTTTCCTGCCCCGGAAGCTGGTGGAACGTTTGCCCAAATGTCCTGTCCTCCCCAAGGAGCAGCTGCGCTGGAACACCAACGAG GAAATCGCCTCGTACCTCATCACCTTTGAGAAACACGACGAGTGGCTCTCGTGCTCCCCAAAAACCAG GCCGCAGAACGGGTCGGTGATCCTGTACAACCGGAAGAAGGTCAAGTACCGCAAGGATGGATATTGCTGGAAAAAACGCAAGGATGGGAAGACAACACGTGAGGACCACATGAAGCTGAAGGTGCAGGGGGTGGAG TGCCTCTACGGCTGCTACGTCCACTCCTCCATCGTCCCCACCTTCCACCGCCGCTGCTACTGGCTGCTGCAG AACCCCGACATCGTCCTGGTTCACTACCTGAACGTGCCGGCCATGGAGGAGTGCGGCCGCCCCTGCGCCCCCCCGCTCTGTAGTCCCCCTCTCTGTGCCGGGGCCCCCCCAATCTGCGCCGCCACCGCCGACCCCCGCGAGTGGCTCAAGTGGTCCCAGGAAGAGCTGGTGGCTCAGCTGCGCCCCATGT TCCACGGGGTGAAGTGGGGCTGTGGGAATGGGGGGGCTCCCCCCgggctgtccctggagcagctggtgcagCACGTCCTGGAGCGACACCAGGCCCGGCCGCCTCCCCGCACCCACGTCTGTCTCTGCGCCGGGGGGCTGG GCACTCGCGGCCACAAGTGCGGCAGCACCAGACACCGCATCATCTCCCCCAGTGTGGAgcgggggggcggggggggcgCGCCAGGGGACCCCCCCAAACCCGCCCCCTCCTCCCCTGACACcacccagccctccccaggccTGGGGGGGGGCACGGCACCCTCCGAGGGGCCCCGAGCCCCCCCGTTTGCCCCCGTGGTGGGGCTGCCGCTCTTGGTGGTGGCCAGTTTGGGTGGGGGGGCAGCGCCAGGGGGGCCTGAGCAGCCTCTGGGCCTGACCCCTAGCCAGCACCTGGTGACTCCCGAGGGGACCTGTCCCACTGCACCGCCCCCCCTGGCTGCCTTTGACCCTGACTGCTTCCTCAACAGCCCCCGCCGCGGGCAGACCTACGGCTGCGAGGCCGAGGCTCCCCCTGGTGCACCCCCCCCGCCCCCAGCTGCGCCCCCAaaagtggaggaggaggaggaggaggaggaggaggagaaggggaaacaGGGCACGGTTCCCCAGGACCCCCTCTGTGAACTCAGTGCCGCCCCCTTGCCCCAgccccctttccccctccccttcccagagctgctggtgggggACACGGGGGTCCCACCAAACCCACGTGATCCCCCCGACACTCCCCACATCCCCTCTTCCCCCACGGGCCCCCCAAGCGACCCCCCTGTGGCCATCACCGATTTCTCCCCAGAATGGTCGTACCCAGAG GGCGGGGTGAAGGTGCTGATCACAGGCCCATGGCGGGACCCCGGTGCCTACTCCTGTCTCTTCAACCGCACCTCGGTTCCGGCCGCGCTGGTCCAGCCGGGTGTCCTGCGCTGCTACTGCCCCC CCCATGAGGCTGGAGTGGCCGCCCTGCGCGTGGCCTGTCCCCCTCGGCTGCTCTCGGCTGCAGCCCCATTCGAGTACCGGGCACGGGGGGCAGCACGGGGCCCCCCCGGAGCACAGCTGGATTGGCTGGCACTGGATG AGGCCCAGTTCCGTCTGTCCATCTTGGAGcgcctggagcagctggagacgCGTCTGGGGGCCCTGCCTCCCCCCGCACCCCTTCTGCCCCCGCGGGGAGCCCCCTCCGAGCCCCACCCTGAGCAG GGGCCAGGGTCATCCTTTGAGGCACGGGTGGTGGCCATCTGCGAGGCCATGATGGCACGGCCAGGCTGGCCGGGGACATCGCTGGGGACATCGGGGACCTCGATGCTGGCGCATGGGGTGACGTTCCGTGGCATGACACTGCTGCACCTGGCGGCTGCCCAGGGCTATGCCAGCCTGGTGGAGGCTCTTCGGCGCTGGCG ggcacTGGCAGTTgacagcctggagctggagcaggagatcGACCCCCTCAATGTGGACCATTTCTCCTGCACCCCCCTG ATGTGGGCGTGTGCCCTGGGGCACCGGGAGGCAGCGGAGCGGCTGTGCCGCTGGGACCGGCGGGCGCTGGCCGTCCCCGACACCCTGGGGCGGCTGCCGCTGGCCCTGGCACGTGCCCGTGGCCACCTGGCCCTGGTCACCCGCCTCGAGGAGCTGCAGGTGTCACCCGTGTCCCCGCGCTGTCACCTGTCTGGCCTGCGCATCCCTTCCCCACTCTCTGCCAGCCCCGACACAG ggctgagcacagccagcagcctgtCGTCCCCATCGGGGCTCTCGGAGGGTCCTGGTTCCGTCCCACTGCCCCCTGGCCCCCCTGGTCCCTCCGAGGATGAGAGCTGGGGGGTGGCagtgccccccagcccccctgAGGATACCCTGGCCCCACCCTCTGACACCCTGCAG gccgAGGTGGTGACGCTGGCGCGACAGATCATTGAGGCAACCCCTGAACGCATCAAGCAGGAGGCACCGGGGGGGCCACcaggggcactgggagcagcaggggggACCCTGGGGACGACAGGGACACCGGGGCCAGCTGGGCCAGCAGGACTTGGTGCCGCCATGGCCTGGCTGGCCACGTACCTGGAGAGCGTTGACCGTCCCTCCGTGCCTCCCCACAG AGCGGAGGTGGCCTCACGGGGGTCCCCGGGGGTCCCCGAGCGGCCGCCCCCCCCTTCGGCCGCGGGCTGGGCTGAGTTCCTGAATGCGTCAGGGGGAGCACGGGGCGAGGGGGGGGCCGTGGCCCTGCTGACCCTCAGTGACCAGGAGCAGCACGAGCTCTACGAGGCCGCGCGCCTTGTCCAGGGCGCTTTCCGCAAGTACCGG ggccggaggctgaaggagcagcaggagctggctgccGCCGTCATCCAGCGTTGCTACCGCAAGTACAAGCAG TTCGCCCTGTTCCAGCGGATGACGCAGGCCGCCATCCTGATCCAGAGCAAGTTCCGGAGCTATGCGGAGCAGAAGCGATTCCAGCGGCGCCGGCGCGCAGCCGTGCTCATCCAGCAGCGCTTCCGTAGCCTCCGCCAGCACCG GAGCACCTTCCTCACCCTCAAGCAGGACCAGGCAGCCCGGAAGATCATGAGGTTCCTGCGGCGCTGCCGCCACCG GATGGAGGAGCTAAAGCAGAACAAGGAGGTGGACAGTTTACAGACGCGGGGTCTGGCCTCGTGA
- the CAMTA2 gene encoding calmodulin-binding transcription activator 2 isoform X2, producing MTSKDPPEVSERSHLKVFLPRKLVERLPKCPVLPKEQLRWNTNEEIASYLITFEKHDEWLSCSPKTRPQNGSVILYNRKKVKYRKDGYCWKKRKDGKTTREDHMKLKVQGVECLYGCYVHSSIVPTFHRRCYWLLQNPDIVLVHYLNVPAMEECGRPCAPPLCSPPLCAGAPPICAATADPREWLKWSQEELVAQLRPMFHGVKWGCGNGGAPPGLSLEQLVQHVLERHQARPPPRTHVCLCAGGLGTRGHKCGSTRHRIISPSVERGGGGGAPGDPPKPAPSSPDTTQPSPGLGGGTAPSEGPRAPPFAPVVGLPLLVVASLGGGAAPGGPEQPLGLTPSQHLVTPEGTCPTAPPPLAAFDPDCFLNSPRRGQTYGCEAEAPPGAPPPPPAAPPKVEEEEEEEEEEKGKQGTVPQDPLCELSAAPLPQPPFPLPFPELLVGDTGVPPNPRDPPDTPHIPSSPTGPPSDPPVAITDFSPEWSYPEGGVKVLITGPWRDPGAYSCLFNRTSVPAALVQPGVLRCYCPPHEAGVAALRVACPPRLLSAAAPFEYRARGAARGPPGAQLDWLALDEAQFRLSILERLEQLETRLGALPPPAPLLPPRGAPSEPHPEQGPGSSFEARVVAICEAMMARPGWPGTSLGTSGTSMLAHGVTFRGMTLLHLAAAQGYASLVEALRRWRALAVDSLELEQEIDPLNVDHFSCTPLMWACALGHREAAERLCRWDRRALAVPDTLGRLPLALARARGHLALVTRLEELQVSPVSPRCHLSGLRIPSPLSASPDTGLSTASSLSSPSGLSEGPGSVPLPPGPPGPSEDESWGVAVPPSPPEDTLAPPSDTLQAEVVTLARQIIEATPERIKQEAPGGPPGALGAAGGTLGTTGTPGPAGPAGLGAAMAWLATYLESVDRPSVPPHRAEVASRGSPGVPERPPPPSAAGWAEFLNASGGARGEGGAVALLTLSDQEQHELYEAARLVQGAFRKYRGRRLKEQQELAAAVIQRCYRKYKQLTWIALKFALFQRMTQAAILIQSKFRSYAEQKRFQRRRRAAVLIQQRFRSLRQHRSTFLTLKQDQAARKIMRFLRRCRHRMEELKQNKEVDSLQTRGLAS from the exons ATGACCAGCAAGGACCCCCCCGAGGTCTCTG AGAGGAGCCACCTGAAGGTTTTCCTGCCCCGGAAGCTGGTGGAACGTTTGCCCAAATGTCCTGTCCTCCCCAAGGAGCAGCTGCGCTGGAACACCAACGAG GAAATCGCCTCGTACCTCATCACCTTTGAGAAACACGACGAGTGGCTCTCGTGCTCCCCAAAAACCAG GCCGCAGAACGGGTCGGTGATCCTGTACAACCGGAAGAAGGTCAAGTACCGCAAGGATGGATATTGCTGGAAAAAACGCAAGGATGGGAAGACAACACGTGAGGACCACATGAAGCTGAAGGTGCAGGGGGTGGAG TGCCTCTACGGCTGCTACGTCCACTCCTCCATCGTCCCCACCTTCCACCGCCGCTGCTACTGGCTGCTGCAG AACCCCGACATCGTCCTGGTTCACTACCTGAACGTGCCGGCCATGGAGGAGTGCGGCCGCCCCTGCGCCCCCCCGCTCTGTAGTCCCCCTCTCTGTGCCGGGGCCCCCCCAATCTGCGCCGCCACCGCCGACCCCCGCGAGTGGCTCAAGTGGTCCCAGGAAGAGCTGGTGGCTCAGCTGCGCCCCATGT TCCACGGGGTGAAGTGGGGCTGTGGGAATGGGGGGGCTCCCCCCgggctgtccctggagcagctggtgcagCACGTCCTGGAGCGACACCAGGCCCGGCCGCCTCCCCGCACCCACGTCTGTCTCTGCGCCGGGGGGCTGG GCACTCGCGGCCACAAGTGCGGCAGCACCAGACACCGCATCATCTCCCCCAGTGTGGAgcgggggggcggggggggcgCGCCAGGGGACCCCCCCAAACCCGCCCCCTCCTCCCCTGACACcacccagccctccccaggccTGGGGGGGGGCACGGCACCCTCCGAGGGGCCCCGAGCCCCCCCGTTTGCCCCCGTGGTGGGGCTGCCGCTCTTGGTGGTGGCCAGTTTGGGTGGGGGGGCAGCGCCAGGGGGGCCTGAGCAGCCTCTGGGCCTGACCCCTAGCCAGCACCTGGTGACTCCCGAGGGGACCTGTCCCACTGCACCGCCCCCCCTGGCTGCCTTTGACCCTGACTGCTTCCTCAACAGCCCCCGCCGCGGGCAGACCTACGGCTGCGAGGCCGAGGCTCCCCCTGGTGCACCCCCCCCGCCCCCAGCTGCGCCCCCAaaagtggaggaggaggaggaggaggaggaggaggagaaggggaaacaGGGCACGGTTCCCCAGGACCCCCTCTGTGAACTCAGTGCCGCCCCCTTGCCCCAgccccctttccccctccccttcccagagctgctggtgggggACACGGGGGTCCCACCAAACCCACGTGATCCCCCCGACACTCCCCACATCCCCTCTTCCCCCACGGGCCCCCCAAGCGACCCCCCTGTGGCCATCACCGATTTCTCCCCAGAATGGTCGTACCCAGAG GGCGGGGTGAAGGTGCTGATCACAGGCCCATGGCGGGACCCCGGTGCCTACTCCTGTCTCTTCAACCGCACCTCGGTTCCGGCCGCGCTGGTCCAGCCGGGTGTCCTGCGCTGCTACTGCCCCC CCCATGAGGCTGGAGTGGCCGCCCTGCGCGTGGCCTGTCCCCCTCGGCTGCTCTCGGCTGCAGCCCCATTCGAGTACCGGGCACGGGGGGCAGCACGGGGCCCCCCCGGAGCACAGCTGGATTGGCTGGCACTGGATG AGGCCCAGTTCCGTCTGTCCATCTTGGAGcgcctggagcagctggagacgCGTCTGGGGGCCCTGCCTCCCCCCGCACCCCTTCTGCCCCCGCGGGGAGCCCCCTCCGAGCCCCACCCTGAGCAG GGGCCAGGGTCATCCTTTGAGGCACGGGTGGTGGCCATCTGCGAGGCCATGATGGCACGGCCAGGCTGGCCGGGGACATCGCTGGGGACATCGGGGACCTCGATGCTGGCGCATGGGGTGACGTTCCGTGGCATGACACTGCTGCACCTGGCGGCTGCCCAGGGCTATGCCAGCCTGGTGGAGGCTCTTCGGCGCTGGCG ggcacTGGCAGTTgacagcctggagctggagcaggagatcGACCCCCTCAATGTGGACCATTTCTCCTGCACCCCCCTG ATGTGGGCGTGTGCCCTGGGGCACCGGGAGGCAGCGGAGCGGCTGTGCCGCTGGGACCGGCGGGCGCTGGCCGTCCCCGACACCCTGGGGCGGCTGCCGCTGGCCCTGGCACGTGCCCGTGGCCACCTGGCCCTGGTCACCCGCCTCGAGGAGCTGCAGGTGTCACCCGTGTCCCCGCGCTGTCACCTGTCTGGCCTGCGCATCCCTTCCCCACTCTCTGCCAGCCCCGACACAG ggctgagcacagccagcagcctgtCGTCCCCATCGGGGCTCTCGGAGGGTCCTGGTTCCGTCCCACTGCCCCCTGGCCCCCCTGGTCCCTCCGAGGATGAGAGCTGGGGGGTGGCagtgccccccagcccccctgAGGATACCCTGGCCCCACCCTCTGACACCCTGCAG gccgAGGTGGTGACGCTGGCGCGACAGATCATTGAGGCAACCCCTGAACGCATCAAGCAGGAGGCACCGGGGGGGCCACcaggggcactgggagcagcaggggggACCCTGGGGACGACAGGGACACCGGGGCCAGCTGGGCCAGCAGGACTTGGTGCCGCCATGGCCTGGCTGGCCACGTACCTGGAGAGCGTTGACCGTCCCTCCGTGCCTCCCCACAG AGCGGAGGTGGCCTCACGGGGGTCCCCGGGGGTCCCCGAGCGGCCGCCCCCCCCTTCGGCCGCGGGCTGGGCTGAGTTCCTGAATGCGTCAGGGGGAGCACGGGGCGAGGGGGGGGCCGTGGCCCTGCTGACCCTCAGTGACCAGGAGCAGCACGAGCTCTACGAGGCCGCGCGCCTTGTCCAGGGCGCTTTCCGCAAGTACCGG ggccggaggctgaaggagcagcaggagctggctgccGCCGTCATCCAGCGTTGCTACCGCAAGTACAAGCAG CTGACCTGGATCGCTCTGAAG TTCGCCCTGTTCCAGCGGATGACGCAGGCCGCCATCCTGATCCAGAGCAAGTTCCGGAGCTATGCGGAGCAGAAGCGATTCCAGCGGCGCCGGCGCGCAGCCGTGCTCATCCAGCAGCGCTTCCGTAGCCTCCGCCAGCACCG GAGCACCTTCCTCACCCTCAAGCAGGACCAGGCAGCCCGGAAGATCATGAGGTTCCTGCGGCGCTGCCGCCACCG GATGGAGGAGCTAAAGCAGAACAAGGAGGTGGACAGTTTACAGACGCGGGGTCTGGCCTCGTGA